Proteins encoded together in one Peribacillus asahii window:
- a CDS encoding 2Fe-2S iron-sulfur cluster-binding protein, protein MNRRAWTVGSLIPGSIIQKRTIQKQLTKPDTSDRQICTRNNIIVQQHENRFEIQPEEGKLLDVALSQGKALQHKCRKGTCGLCTVKIIEDGPGLSEPNEKEQKKLKKTLNNGLRLACQAEIPLLEKQTCRLNSESRYT, encoded by the coding sequence ATGAATAGAAGAGCATGGACTGTCGGCTCCCTTATTCCAGGAAGTATAATTCAAAAGCGTACAATCCAAAAGCAACTTACAAAACCTGATACATCTGATCGACAAATTTGCACCCGTAACAACATCATTGTTCAGCAACATGAAAACAGATTTGAAATTCAGCCTGAGGAAGGGAAATTACTAGATGTTGCTTTAAGCCAGGGAAAGGCATTGCAACATAAATGCCGAAAAGGAACTTGTGGATTATGTACAGTAAAAATTATTGAGGATGGTCCTGGATTATCCGAGCCAAATGAAAAAGAGCAAAAAAAGCTAAAGAAAACGTTAAACAACGGTCTTCGATTGGCTTGCCAGGCAGAAATTCCTTTATTAGAAAAACAAACTTGTCGCCTTAATAGCGAAAGTCGATATACGTAA
- a CDS encoding DUF1540 domain-containing protein — MAHGVLCEVNSCKNWEQGNKCAADLIYVGNLEKRQTSEIEETGCKTFEPSSS, encoded by the coding sequence ATGGCACATGGCGTATTATGCGAGGTAAATAGCTGTAAAAACTGGGAACAAGGAAATAAATGTGCGGCTGATTTAATTTATGTAGGAAACCTTGAGAAGAGACAAACATCTGAAATTGAAGAAACAGGCTGTAAAACCTTTGAACCTTCTAGTTCATAA
- a CDS encoding sporulation protein, producing MSVFNKMLASIGIGNAKVDTKLEKSQYTLGETVSGIIDVQGGTVEQKIDEIYLTLHTNYEVENDDHTYQKTATINRYLLTQPFVIGPNETKEIPFSFQLPFETPLTYAKTKIWIKTGMDIKNAIDPTDQDYIRVVANPLIDSVLHAVKELGFRLREVDCEEAPFRFRTYAPYFQEFEFVPVSGAFRGRLKELEFVFFVKNEQALEVLVELDRKSRGFAALFGDSEKNVRLSLTSHDIPNMKHRINDFLIRYI from the coding sequence ATGTCGGTTTTTAATAAGATGTTAGCGAGTATAGGCATTGGCAATGCAAAAGTGGATACGAAGTTGGAAAAAAGTCAATATACGCTTGGGGAAACAGTTTCAGGAATCATTGACGTTCAAGGTGGAACAGTTGAACAGAAAATTGACGAAATTTATTTAACGCTACATACGAATTATGAAGTGGAAAACGATGATCATACGTATCAAAAGACAGCGACCATTAACCGGTATTTACTCACTCAACCTTTCGTAATTGGACCAAATGAAACGAAAGAAATCCCTTTCAGCTTTCAACTTCCATTTGAAACACCTCTTACTTACGCAAAGACAAAGATTTGGATTAAAACAGGAATGGATATAAAAAATGCCATCGACCCTACAGATCAGGATTATATTAGAGTCGTGGCCAATCCACTAATTGATTCTGTTTTACATGCTGTAAAGGAATTAGGGTTTCGATTGCGAGAAGTGGATTGTGAGGAAGCTCCTTTTCGTTTTCGTACATATGCACCTTATTTTCAAGAATTCGAATTTGTACCGGTTAGCGGAGCCTTTCGCGGCCGCTTAAAGGAGCTTGAATTCGTATTTTTTGTGAAAAACGAACAGGCGTTAGAAGTATTAGTCGAATTGGATCGTAAGTCTCGTGGTTTTGCTGCGTTGTTTGGCGATAGTGAAAAGAATGTTCGTTTATCTTTAACAAGTCATGATATTCCGAACATGAAGCATAGAATCAATGATTTTTTAATTCGATATATTTAA
- a CDS encoding YozD family protein — MREIEVIIDTEEIAEFFFVELLKRGYAPTELEAEDLADITFDYLIQKCIIDEELEE, encoded by the coding sequence ATGCGAGAAATTGAGGTTATTATTGATACAGAAGAAATTGCAGAATTCTTTTTTGTAGAATTGCTGAAAAGAGGTTATGCTCCAACAGAGTTAGAAGCCGAAGATCTTGCTGACATCACATTCGATTATTTAATCCAAAAGTGCATCATTGATGAGGAATTAGAAGAATAA
- a CDS encoding YozE family protein, whose protein sequence is MKSFYTFLMTYRQPKEVDAITKFANHAFLDHSFPKQSVDYDELSRYLEMNVDYLESMSVFDEAWDIFMQSEEGLW, encoded by the coding sequence ATGAAGTCGTTTTATACATTTCTAATGACGTATCGACAACCGAAAGAGGTTGATGCAATTACTAAATTTGCTAATCATGCTTTTTTGGATCATAGTTTTCCAAAGCAATCGGTTGACTATGATGAGCTAAGCCGCTATTTAGAAATGAATGTGGATTATTTAGAAAGTATGTCTGTTTTTGATGAGGCATGGGATATATTCATGCAATCCGAAGAAGGGCTATGGTGA
- a CDS encoding carbon-nitrogen hydrolase family protein translates to MKRVKIALLHLLPIAGDIRYNQELIERSVKLASNKEVDWIITPELSVSGLQFRHKIGVDWIERQPNSWMNSFCQLVKSIDTTVFLGSPEKGEDGKYYNSVFVIDSNGQIIGKQRKINVLSDGWSTAGKVIEPITIDDIHVGIMICADAYTTNVAERLCQKGAEIIIAPASWGPGLHGPNGEWEQRSVETGLPIIVCNRTGEDETVSFLQAESSLIKNGERIFTHQSKQSAIITFEWNLERQQLHSAQVEVDYIE, encoded by the coding sequence TTGAAGAGAGTAAAGATTGCCCTATTGCATTTACTGCCGATTGCAGGGGATATAAGATATAACCAAGAATTGATTGAACGTTCTGTAAAGCTTGCGTCCAATAAAGAAGTAGACTGGATTATTACGCCTGAGCTTAGTGTAAGCGGATTACAATTTCGGCACAAGATTGGAGTAGATTGGATTGAACGTCAACCCAATTCATGGATGAACAGTTTTTGTCAATTAGTAAAATCTATCGATACAACAGTCTTTCTAGGTAGTCCTGAAAAAGGGGAAGATGGGAAGTATTATAATTCAGTATTTGTGATTGATTCAAATGGTCAAATAATAGGGAAGCAAAGAAAGATTAATGTTTTATCGGATGGTTGGTCTACAGCCGGTAAAGTGATTGAGCCGATTACAATAGATGATATACATGTAGGGATTATGATTTGTGCAGATGCCTATACAACCAATGTTGCTGAGCGATTATGTCAGAAAGGTGCAGAAATCATTATAGCACCGGCTTCATGGGGACCAGGGTTACATGGTCCGAATGGAGAGTGGGAGCAAAGGTCCGTTGAGACAGGATTGCCTATTATCGTTTGTAACCGTACTGGAGAAGATGAAACCGTTAGTTTTTTGCAAGCGGAAAGTTCGCTTATTAAAAATGGTGAACGAATTTTCACTCATCAATCCAAACAATCAGCTATTATCACGTTTGAATGGAATCTAGAACGACAACAATTACATTCCGCTCAGGTAGAGGTTGATTATATAGAGTAA
- a CDS encoding cytochrome c oxidase assembly protein, whose translation MSYTNGEGIQFVLAFLFVLAFVMYIVAAIQSSRRYKTWPFYRIILWSFGMVLAFSAVFGPLAARAHNDFTAHMIVHLLLGMLAPLLLVLGAPMTLLLRTLNISLARRLSRILKSRPVWILMNPIVTSFLNIGGLWILYTTDLYMMMHNNPFFHIVIHLHIFLAGYIFTASMIYVDPTPHSFSFVYRALVLVLALAGHNILSKYMYAQPPNGVPLAQAEMGTMLMYYGGGVVDFILIWIFMSQWFKATRPQAVIFNENAAE comes from the coding sequence ATGTCTTATACAAATGGAGAGGGAATTCAGTTTGTTTTGGCATTCCTGTTTGTACTAGCATTTGTTATGTATATCGTTGCTGCGATTCAATCAAGTCGTCGTTATAAGACATGGCCATTCTATCGGATTATCTTATGGAGTTTTGGGATGGTCTTAGCCTTTTCGGCAGTTTTCGGCCCTTTAGCAGCACGTGCCCATAATGATTTTACTGCACATATGATTGTTCATTTGCTTTTAGGAATGCTTGCACCACTTTTGCTTGTGTTAGGGGCACCTATGACTTTACTATTACGAACATTGAATATATCCTTAGCAAGACGTCTTTCGCGTATACTAAAAAGCCGACCTGTATGGATATTAATGAATCCTATTGTGACCTCTTTTCTTAATATTGGAGGGCTATGGATACTTTATACGACGGATTTATATATGATGATGCACAATAATCCCTTTTTTCATATAGTGATTCATTTGCATATATTTTTAGCTGGCTACATATTTACTGCGTCTATGATTTATGTTGATCCAACCCCGCATTCATTTAGCTTTGTCTACCGTGCGTTGGTGCTTGTGCTCGCTTTAGCTGGTCATAATATTTTATCTAAGTATATGTACGCTCAACCACCTAATGGTGTACCCCTAGCTCAGGCGGAAATGGGCACCATGTTAATGTATTACGGAGGGGGGGTTGTTGACTTTATTCTCATCTGGATATTTATGTCGCAATGGTTTAAAGCAACACGACCTCAAGCAGTTATCTTTAATGAAAACGCCGCTGAATAG
- a CDS encoding DUF2243 domain-containing protein, translated as MADYVTKNRFIYSTRNLWSGFLFGLGLVAFFDEVVFHQLLHWHHFYDKSTTSIGLVSDGLFHAFSWFATVGGLFMLADLRRRHALWFTRWWGGLFFGVGIFQLYDGTIQHKVMRLHQIRYNVDIFPYDLTWNIIALVLTIIGLILITHTQRIQKSEESVSHE; from the coding sequence ATGGCTGATTATGTTACAAAAAATCGATTTATATACTCAACACGTAATTTATGGTCAGGCTTTCTATTTGGTCTTGGTTTAGTGGCTTTTTTTGATGAAGTGGTTTTTCATCAACTCTTGCATTGGCATCACTTTTATGACAAATCTACAACTTCTATCGGACTTGTCTCAGACGGTTTATTTCATGCTTTTAGCTGGTTTGCAACAGTCGGTGGGTTGTTTATGCTTGCTGACCTTCGGAGACGCCATGCATTATGGTTCACTAGGTGGTGGGGAGGCTTATTTTTTGGTGTAGGTATCTTTCAACTATATGATGGAACTATTCAACATAAGGTCATGCGGCTTCATCAAATTCGTTATAACGTAGATATCTTTCCTTATGATTTAACTTGGAATATTATTGCTCTTGTTCTAACTATAATTGGCCTTATTTTAATTACTCATACACAACGTATCCAAAAATCAGAAGAGAGTGTTTCACATGAATAG
- the tnpA gene encoding IS66 family insertion sequence element accessory protein TnpA, which yields MKKRLIKKEWEAHIQDFKESGLSKAAWCQKQNLPIHQLYYWLKKLSPQADRPTESTRTKWVSVNIPPIEEKIHTTIRIHFKEATIEIDTPFTPQVLLQVMQTVKQL from the coding sequence ATGAAAAAGCGCCTTATAAAGAAAGAATGGGAAGCTCACATCCAAGATTTCAAAGAAAGTGGATTATCAAAAGCTGCTTGGTGTCAAAAACAGAACCTGCCGATTCATCAGCTATATTATTGGCTCAAGAAATTATCACCTCAAGCTGATCGTCCAACTGAAAGTACACGCACAAAATGGGTATCTGTGAATATCCCTCCAATAGAAGAAAAAATACATACCACCATCCGCATTCATTTTAAGGAAGCTACAATTGAAATAGATACACCATTTACTCCACAAGTGCTTTTACAAGTGATGCAGACGGTAAAACAACTATGA
- the tnpB gene encoding IS66 family insertion sequence element accessory protein TnpB (TnpB, as the term is used for proteins encoded by IS66 family insertion elements, is considered an accessory protein, since TnpC, encoded by a neighboring gene, is a DDE family transposase.) yields the protein MILETAIERVCIAQGATDLRKSIDGLAAIVKEEFDLDPFSSCLFVFCNRSRDKLKILVWEHNGFWLHYRRLEKGKFDWPTKHPNVPLTISRRQLRWLLDGFSFEQKQGHQAVYARTIL from the coding sequence ATGATACTAGAAACAGCCATTGAAAGGGTATGTATCGCACAAGGAGCTACAGACTTACGTAAATCTATTGATGGACTGGCAGCCATTGTGAAGGAAGAGTTTGATTTAGATCCCTTTTCTTCTTGTTTATTTGTCTTTTGCAATCGCTCACGCGATAAACTAAAGATTCTCGTGTGGGAACATAATGGGTTTTGGTTGCATTATCGCAGATTGGAAAAAGGAAAGTTTGACTGGCCAACTAAACATCCAAATGTGCCACTTACCATATCAAGAAGGCAACTGAGATGGCTTCTTGATGGATTTTCATTTGAACAAAAACAAGGGCATCAAGCCGTATATGCGAGAACAATCCTATGA
- the tnpC gene encoding IS66 family transposase — MDSSMKTTSSHQNQPTIESLQAQVEELTAKVRWYEEQFRLSQQKRFGTSSEKTTENQLALELFNEAEKESDTEVPEPVVETITYRRKKKRGHRDESVQNLPIETIEYRLADEEQVCSCCGGALHEMSVEVRKELTIVPAEVKVTEHKRYVYACRKCELDEISTPIVTAQMPAPAFPKSIASPSIMAYIMTQKYVEGLPLYRHEKHFERMGIYLSRQTMGNWLLYGADHWLAILYSRMHEHLLTRTILHADETTFQVLREPGRAATTKSYLWLYRTGRDDISIVLYDYQPTRAGEHPKRFLTGYQGYLQVDGYNGYNQVPDVTLVGCWAHARRKFDEALKALPDSQKGKKVKASEGLYFCNQLYSIERTLKHVDPIERYEQRLEKSRPILDLFSAWLHEQKDRVLPKSSLGKAITYCLNQWNHLEAFLLDGHLEIDNNRSERSIKPFVIGRKNWMFSNTPRGARGSAIMYSVVETAKENGLSPYPYLRYLFETLPNMDVTNKEEIDKVLPWSTDLPSICKVPIKREANKK, encoded by the coding sequence ATGGATTCATCTATGAAAACAACATCCTCTCATCAAAATCAACCTACAATTGAATCTCTTCAAGCTCAAGTAGAAGAACTCACGGCAAAAGTGAGATGGTACGAAGAACAATTTCGTCTTAGCCAACAAAAACGGTTTGGTACGTCTAGCGAAAAAACAACGGAAAATCAACTCGCTCTAGAACTGTTTAATGAGGCTGAGAAAGAAAGTGATACCGAAGTACCCGAACCAGTTGTTGAAACCATCACCTATCGTCGTAAAAAGAAACGCGGTCATAGGGATGAGTCCGTCCAAAACCTTCCTATCGAAACGATTGAATATCGTTTGGCTGACGAGGAACAGGTTTGTTCGTGCTGTGGTGGTGCTTTACATGAGATGAGTGTAGAAGTCCGTAAGGAACTGACGATTGTTCCTGCGGAAGTAAAGGTGACGGAACATAAGAGATATGTATATGCTTGCCGTAAGTGTGAATTAGATGAGATATCCACACCGATTGTGACTGCCCAAATGCCGGCTCCTGCCTTTCCAAAAAGTATCGCTTCTCCGTCCATCATGGCATATATTATGACGCAAAAATATGTAGAAGGATTGCCTCTATATCGGCATGAAAAGCATTTTGAGCGAATGGGAATTTACTTATCACGTCAAACGATGGGAAATTGGTTATTATACGGGGCGGATCATTGGTTAGCGATTTTATATAGTAGGATGCATGAGCATCTACTTACTCGAACCATCCTTCATGCGGATGAAACAACCTTCCAAGTCTTACGTGAACCTGGTCGTGCCGCAACTACCAAGTCCTATCTGTGGTTATATCGTACAGGGAGAGATGACATCTCCATTGTTCTCTATGACTATCAACCAACAAGAGCAGGTGAACATCCGAAACGTTTTTTAACAGGATATCAAGGATATCTACAAGTGGATGGATATAATGGTTACAATCAAGTACCGGATGTCACCCTTGTGGGATGTTGGGCGCATGCCAGACGTAAGTTTGATGAAGCCTTAAAGGCTTTACCTGATTCACAGAAGGGAAAAAAGGTGAAGGCGAGCGAAGGGTTGTATTTCTGTAATCAACTATACTCCATTGAGAGAACGCTAAAACATGTCGACCCTATAGAACGATATGAACAGCGATTGGAAAAAAGCAGGCCCATTCTGGACCTTTTTTCGGCATGGCTTCATGAACAAAAAGACCGAGTCCTACCCAAAAGCTCTCTAGGAAAAGCCATCACTTATTGTTTGAATCAATGGAATCATCTTGAAGCTTTTTTATTGGATGGCCATTTAGAAATCGATAATAATAGAAGTGAACGTTCCATTAAACCGTTTGTGATCGGTCGAAAAAATTGGATGTTCTCGAATACACCGCGAGGTGCTAGAGGGAGCGCCATCATGTATAGTGTCGTTGAAACGGCAAAAGAGAACGGTTTAAGTCCTTATCCTTATCTTCGCTATTTATTTGAAACGCTACCAAATATGGATGTAACGAATAAAGAAGAAATAGATAAAGTCTTACCTTGGTCAACGGATTTACCTTCCATATGCAAGGTGCCGATAAAAAGGGAAGCAAACAAAAAGTAG
- a CDS encoding DUF6713 family protein, whose translation MPDLLLVLFLINLSLFLLHEMDAIRRSEWRLFIVLKDMEDSKAYKVFTFIHLPLYTIILYLLFSKYQTVTFWVLDLFLIIHAILHLFFEKHPRNGFKNTFSRTIIYPMGILAAIHLVLLFNN comes from the coding sequence ATGCCGGATCTCTTGCTTGTGTTATTCTTGATAAACTTATCTTTATTTCTCTTGCACGAAATGGATGCGATAAGACGTTCTGAGTGGAGATTGTTTATCGTGCTTAAGGATATGGAAGATTCTAAAGCTTATAAAGTATTCACATTTATTCACCTTCCTCTTTACACAATAATACTCTATTTACTTTTTAGTAAATATCAGACAGTTACTTTTTGGGTCCTAGATTTATTTTTAATCATACATGCAATCCTGCACCTATTTTTTGAAAAGCACCCCCGTAATGGATTTAAAAATACATTTTCAAGAACAATTATTTATCCAATGGGAATCCTTGCGGCTATTCATTTAGTATTACTATTTAATAACTGA
- a CDS encoding ArpU family phage packaging/lysis transcriptional regulator, which produces MGDMMTFELPELDRKATQTAVEAELEKYRLYKYLIFEEREASITASPEERFHGPTNQTSDQTASIAIYNADQQRYRKAYCERVEWAVRRLPKMERFLIEERYMSEDAEYTSDYQVYCFKFQPAISEKTYSKIRWKAFYKLALNLNLAITKR; this is translated from the coding sequence ATGGGGGATATGATGACCTTTGAATTACCTGAATTAGATAGAAAAGCGACACAAACGGCTGTAGAAGCTGAATTGGAGAAATATCGCTTATATAAATACTTAATTTTTGAAGAACGTGAGGCTTCTATAACGGCAAGTCCAGAGGAACGCTTTCATGGGCCAACTAATCAAACCAGTGATCAAACAGCTTCTATTGCTATTTATAATGCGGATCAACAAAGATATCGAAAGGCATATTGTGAGCGTGTCGAATGGGCTGTTCGCCGATTACCAAAAATGGAACGTTTTCTGATTGAAGAACGGTATATGTCTGAGGATGCAGAATATACTTCAGATTATCAGGTGTACTGTTTCAAATTTCAGCCAGCTATATCGGAAAAAACTTATTCAAAGATACGATGGAAAGCTTTTTATAAACTGGCTTTGAACCTGAATCTTGCTATTACGAAGAGATAG